From Plasmodium yoelii strain 17X genome assembly, chromosome: 7, one genomic window encodes:
- a CDS encoding exonuclease, putative, whose protein sequence is MKIIKYTYNNVYTISKYNFVLNNTIQSIFLKNIKNANTVRKGKQFYGTGISQKKDDEISCKYNKDNIKTKLANKDSPNKYKDIKVIENENEGEEAADEINSNDIIAVDFEGTNLGRYGKICLMQIYTEIEKKDKVFEKYYIFDLLNKSVINSVKKIIENKKTLKVIHDCREDSSALYNQLDIKFENVYDTLRAHMLLLEKKKENDIYQISFLNLLHDYLGVKDDCLNNIKKEMYKNEKIWEIRPLSKISIIYALKNVKYLLPIYKIFDKLVSKKEVLEKSKDFVNYCFLNSRYKLPVDLAKRGNIIEAMLVSKSILNCVFKLNSTRKGIACTPSSVAQFNNVKVGDVVMCVVSNKSIDQKILYLCKHDDVYDYWNLKERPRGKFKPSIHENIVDPMIEFCDNEDSP, encoded by the coding sequence atgaaaataataaaatatacatataataacgTATATACAATCTCCAAATATAATTTCGTTTTAAATAATACAATTCAAAGTATTTTtctgaaaaatataaaaaatgcaaatacTGTTCGAAAGGGTAAGCAATTTTATGGAACAGGTATTTCACAAAAAAAGGATGATGAAATAAGttgtaaatataataaagataatattaAAACCAAATTAGCAAACAAAGATTCCCCGAACAAATATAAAGACATTAAGGttatagaaaatgaaaatgaaggAGAAGAAGCAGCTGatgaaataaatagtaatgaCATTATTGCAGTAGATTTTGAAGGAACGAATTTAGGGCGATATggtaaaatatgtttaatgcAAATATATACTGAAATTGAAAAGAAAGATAAAGTGTTTgagaaatattatatattcgATTTATTAAACAAGTCAGTTATAAACAGTGTAAAAAAGataattgaaaataaaaaaacattgaAAGTGATTCATGATTGTAGAGAAGACAGTTCGGCTTTATATAACCAGTTAGATATAAAGTTTGAAAATGTTTATGATACGTTAAGAGCACATATGCTTttattggaaaaaaaaaaagaaaatgatatatatcaaataagTTTTTTAAACCTTTTACACGATTATTTAGGAGTTAAAGATGATTgcttaaataatataaaaaaagaaatgtataaaaatgaaaaaatatgggAAATAAGACCATTAAGTAAAATTTCCATTATTTAtgctttaaaaaatgttaaatatttactacctatttacaaaatatttgATAAATTAGTATCTAAGAAAGAAGTATTGGAAAAATCAAAAGATTTTGTAAATTATTGTTTTCTTAATTCTCGTTATAAATTGCCTGTGGATTTAGCAAAAAGAGGAAATATAATAGAAGCCATGTTAGTAAGTAAATCTATCTTAAATTGTGTTTTTAAATTGAATAGCACAAGAAAGGGAATAGCTTGCACACCATCATCGGTTGCACAATTTAATAATGTAAAAGTAGGGGATGTCGTAATGTGTGTAGTCAGTAATAAATCGATAGATCAAAAAATTTTGTATCTATGCAAGCACGATGATGTATATGATTATTGGAATTTAAAAGAAAGACCTAGGGGTAAGTTCAAGCCATCAATTCATGAGAATATTGTGGATCCTATGATTGAATTTTGTGACAATGAGGATTCACCCTAA
- a CDS encoding dicarboxylate/tricarboxylate carrier, putative encodes MNNDIAAYDLESSSSSDMKKIKNVNNEKSIISKIKPFCIGGMSGMFATFCIQPLDMVKVRIQLNAEGKNAIKNPFVIAKNIIKDEGVLSLYKGLDAGLTRQVIYTTGRLGLFRTFSDIVKNEGEPLPFYKKCVCALAAGGIGAFLGNPADLSLIRLQADNTLPKELKRNYTGVFNAIYRITKEEGICSLWKGSVPTIARAMSLNLGMLSTYDQSKEYLEKYLGVGMKTNLVASVISGFFAVTMSLPFDFVKTCMQKMKVDPVTNKMPYKNMLDCSYKLYKKGGISIFYASYGTYYVRIAPHAMITLVTMDYLNNLFKHI; translated from the coding sequence atgaataatgATATAGCGGCATATGATCTTGAATCTAGCTCTAGTTCtgatatgaaaaaaataaaaaatgtaaataatgaaaaaagtaTTATTAGTAAAATTAAACCATTTTGTATTGGGGGTATGAGTGGAATGTTTGCAACTTTTTGTATCCAACCCCTTGATATGGTAAAAGTAAGAATTCAATTAAATGCAGAAGGAAAAAATGCAATAAAAAATCCATTTGTTAtagcaaaaaatattataaaagatGAAGGTGTGTTATCATTATATAAAGGATTAGATGCAGGTTTAACTAGACAGGTAATATATACAACAGGAAGATTAGGTTTATTTCGTACTTTTTCAGATATAGTAAAAAATGAAGGTGAACCATTACccttttataaaaaatgtgtttGTGCATTAGCAGCTGGAGGAATAGGTGCATTTTTAGGAAATCCAGCAGATTTATCATTAATTAGACTTCAAGCTGATAATACATTAccaaaagaattaaaaaggAATTATACTGGTGTATTTAACGCTATATATAGAATAACAAAAGAAGAAGGAATATGTTCATTATGGAAAGGATCCGTTCCAACTATTGCTAGAGCTATGTCATTAAATTTGGGTATGTTATCTACATATGATCAATCAAAAGAATATTTAGAGAAATATTTAGGAGTTGGTATGAAAACAAATTTAGTAGCTAGTGTTATCAGTGGTTTTTTTGCTGTTACAATGAGTTTACCTTTTGATTTTGTTAAAACTTGTATGCAAAAAATGAAAGTTGATCCAGTTACTAATAAAATGccctataaaaatatgcttGATTGTTCttataaattatacaaaaaaggAGGAATTTCAATTTTCTATGCCAGTTATGGTACTTATTATGTTCGTATAGCTCCACATGCTATGATTACTTTAGTTACTATGGATTATCTTAACAATCTTTTCAaacacatataa